The sequence AGGTGAATTGTCATTAATGTCTTGCACACGAATGCTGAAACGATGGAGTTCTAAGGGGTTTTCCAGTAAGAGTTCCTGTTTTAAAACACATGACGCCTTCTTTGCACAAAGCCCTTCTCTGTCGATCCTTTCCTGCACAATCAAATCCCCTGTATTAAGATTTACACCGCAGTATTGAACGCTGTTATCCTCAGTATTGATACGGGCCTTGCGAGTAGAAAGTCGTCCCACATCAAGTCCAAAATCCTTCGCGATATTTCCAATCACAAATCCACGTTTCATCTCCTCCGCTACAGAATAGCCCACATCTCCACTGATCGGGCgaagaataagaaaaataaagacaagacCGTACTGCAGCACAAATCCACTGTAGCCCATGGTGAAAGACAGGGAACACGAGACCATACCAAGCCAAGTAAACATCAACCATACATCGATTATTGCTTCTTTTCTATCCAAATGGAAGTGCCTTTACTCAACACAGATGCAGTAGCTAAATGAGTCTTTACATACGTTGGCAAAGAAGGGTGGAGAATGAACAACCCTTCTTGTTTGCAGGTACACACTGACACCATGAGTACACTTTCAGGAACAGCAGTTGTACATGGAAAATGTTCTGCATTGATCGTGACtcgggaataataataataataataataataataataataataataataataataataataataataataataataataataagaagaagaagaagaagaagaagaaaggtctATTTCTTGTATCACTGTTTGAAGTTCATGTTGCATGACTGGCTTTAAAAATGACCAACACCACACATCATTGATCTGTTATTCTGAGATGTGAAAAGACAGAATAAACTAACAGCCCAAAGCAAATGTTCCTTAGATTAAATACCTCATGATATTATCTGCAGTATTATCCACTCAATAAATTGTACACTTTAAAGTCAAATcgtaaaagaaaaatcaaattttCAAGTAAATATCAATAGCATTTCAGCTTTGTCTGAAGAAAACGTATTAATCCATTTCCAACTTTCTGAAACTTCTGTCCTGAAGCAAGAAACGTAACAAGACAGAATAAAAATTAAGAACACAAATGACTAAACAGATGGAAACATTCACACATAGATATCCGTAGAATAAGAACGACATGGAAAATCTACCGAAtgtagcaaaataaataaataattcaaatgggaaaataaaataaaataaaataaaataaaaataaataaagaaataaagaaagaaagaaagaaagaaagaaagaaagaaagaaagaaagaaagaaagaaaaagaaaaataaggttaaaacctgaaaaaaaagtgtatggAAGCATCACTAACTCTGGACATGACTGGTAGGAATAGAGACTGAAACTTTTCAAATGTCACAGTATCTATTGAAAAGCCTTGGAAAACgtactgcatgtgtgtgtaaatTCACCGTTTTAGTGAATGTTACCTAAAGGGAAATATgggataaaaaacagaaaaataattgaGAAGTAGCCAAAGATAATAATTAATTGTACTTTCCAAGTACAATAACAACACGACTATAAAAACACTTTCGAGGGGAAAAGTATGCCGCTGTAAAGCACCCAATTAAAACACCAGAAACCAGTTAAATATCAAACGTAGAAGATAGATGGAAGAAAGTATATGGAGAAAAACGTGACAATATCTTCTTTACAAAACTCAAAATTGGATGAAAACATGGAATACGTGCCTACCTCAGGTGAGCCATCACTATCTCCAAACATATCAGCAAAATCTGTTGGACTTTTTTTCAGAGTCTCATCTGCTGGTAGGGTGTTGTCATTATAAGAGGAGACGAACTTGAAGTCACTGGTTCTAGATCCTGTTGTCAAATAGGCGTCATAATTGTAAGTGCTGCGTAAAGTTCCTGTTCCATCAACATCTGCGTAATTAGGAGGCAGATAAGCACTGGGGATTGCAACTGCTCCATCAAACAACAGTCTGGGCTTTCTCCTGCGACAAAACCTCACACCCATGACGATAATGATAAAAGTaaggaatattgtagaaactgacaCCAGTGCTATGATAAGGTATGAGGTCAATTTGGAATTCTTCTCCTCATAAGAAATGTCTTTCAGTTCTGGAACCTCAGCCAAGTTATCAGAAATAAGTAAGTACATGGCACAGGTGGCAGAGAGAGGAGGCTGTCCGTTATCTTTCACTGACACAATAAGGTTCTGTTTCATGTTGTCAGATTCAGAAATGTCCCGCTGTGTCCTGATCTCTCCACTGTGGAGTCCGATAGTAAAAAGGCCAGGATCCGTGGATTTGACTATTTGATAGGACAGCCAGGCGTTCTGTCCAGAGTCCGCGTCCACAGCTATCACTTTGGACACCAGAGAGCCTCCGTGGGCAGCTTTGGGGACCAGCTCAGTCATGAAGGAGTTTCCCTCCGGGGTGGGGTACAGTATCTGAGGAGAGTTGTCATTCACATCAGATATAAACACACTGACTGTCACGTTGCTGCTGAGCGGAGGAGAACCGTTATCTCTGGCCATCACGTGGACTTTAAAACTCCTGAACTGTTCATAATCAAACGACCTCACAGCGTGGATCACTCCCGTGTCTCCATTCACAGACAGATAGGAGGACACCGGGGCACCGTTCACCTCACCAGGTAACAGAGAATAAATCACTGTACCGTTTTGTCTCCAGTCGGGGTCTCGAGCAGTAACGGAACATAAAGTGGATCCAGGTTTGTTATTTTCAGTCACATATGCGCTGTAGGACTGCTCCTCAAACACAGGTGGGTTGTCATTGATGTCAGCTACAGATAACTGAACAGTTTTAGAGGACGACAGAGGTGGAGAGCCCTCGTCAGTGGCAGTGATTGTAATGTTGTAATCAGACACTAGTTCACGGTCCGGTTGTTCTGTGGTCACCAGAGAATAGTAGTTTTTAATAGAAGGAACTAACTTAAAAGGGACACCTTGCTGAATGGAGCAACGGACCTGTTTATTATTCTCAGAGTCTCTATCCTGTACATTAATGATGCCCACCTCTGTACCAGGTGACACATTCTCAGGTATGGGGTTAGTCAACGATTTCAAGTTTACAACTGGAGCATTATCATTAACATCAACAATTTCAATGATTAAAGATACATATGATGCCAAACCCAAACCATCTTTTGCACTAATCTGCATTTCATATGACGATTCTTTTTCATAATCAATAGGTCCAACAACTTTGACCTCTCCTGTTTTGGAATCCAAAgagaaaatctgttttttatcaGACACATGATCAAATGCATATGTAACGTCACCGTTCACTCCTTCATCTGCATCAGTAGCACTCACTGTGAGTACAATAGTATCAAGAGGAGAATTTTCTGGAAGACTTGCTTTATACATATTCTGGCTAAATACCGGTTCATTATCATTAGCATCCAGTACAGTGACGTGTATGACTACAGTACCTGATCTCTGAGGAGAGCCGCCATCAAATGCGGAAAGCAACAACATAATCTcgtttttatcttctctgtctAACTCTTTGTCTAAGATGAGTTCACCATATTTTCGTCCATTGCCCTTTGTCTTTATATTTAATGTGAAATGATCATTTTGTTGAAGAATGTAGCCCTGAACGCTATTTTCTCCGATGTCTTCATCATGTGCTTCATCCAGTGGAAACCGTGCACCCTTCACTGCCGATTCGTGTATTTCTAATTTAAGTGAATCCTCTTTGAACTGTGGTGAGTTGTCATTAATGTCCTGAACACGGATATTAAACCGATGCAGTTCTAAAGGATTTTCCAGAACTAGTTCCTGTTTGAGAACACATGACGCCTTTTTCCCACAAAGTCCTTCTCTGTCGATTCGTTCCTGCACAATCAAATCCCCGGTATTGAGATTAACACTGCAGTACTGAACGTTGTTGTCCTCAGTATCGATACGAGCTCTACGAGTAGACAGTCGTCCTGCATCAAGACCGAAATCCTTCGCGATATTTCCAATCACAGATCCACGTTTCATCTCTTCTGGGATAGAATAGCTCACGTCTCCTTGGATCGAGTGAAGAGTAACAAAAAGCAATAAAATGCTGTCGCACCGCACACACCTGCTGTATCCCATCTTATCCACACAAAGCCTGGACAAGCGAGACTTTAAATAGGCAGAAAATAGCAAAGATGAATCAGTGATTCCTTTTGTGCCGTATAGCAATTGAAACGTTTTAACTCAGCTGCTATTCGGTATCTGCATCAGGCTGCAATTTCGTTCACAATGAAGGGTGGAGAATGAAAAGACTTTCTGGTTTGCTGGTGCACACTGACACCATGAGTATATTTGAAGGAATAACATTTGGGCATGTAAAAATGAATTAGTCTGCACTTCAACACATCCCTTTTCGACGTTTACCTCGCGCATTTAACCATATTAATTTAATCATcacatcacataaaaaaaaaagtttgcaagGTTCAAGAAACTTGCGCATAGTTAAAATGTATTAGACCACACTAATGTTTGTTTTAAGTAAATTATTGTCCCAAGCTCTCATGTTTTATAGCTGTATATATTGTGTAGATATAGGAGTGGAGTTTATTCTtgggaacaaaacaaaacaaagcaaacaaacaaaaaacaaaacaaaacaaaacattgttgAATGGTACTGACTCTTGGCACAAATGCAAAAGTACAAATTCATAGCGAAAAACAAAGCAGGAAAGCAAATACCAATTGTAAAAATACTGAAAGTGTACTTCAGTAAAAgcgaattaaaaaaataaataaaataaaatcgtaCTAATGTTAATCACTTGATGTGTCCCTCAAGGCTGCTCTTTGTTAATGACCGCACATGTGATTTCCTTTCTGCACACTCTTCTATTCTGTTGCAGCACAGACTATCATATAATACACTAAAAACAGACTAAAGCCATCATATGCACTTCAGTGTCATCTGGGGTTGAGATAGAGACACAAAATACATGCAGTCTACATTTTAAAACAAGATTGAGAAAGCAGGGAGTGACTATGTGAATACTGAAAGGTCTACAGATGTGTGATCAGCACCaaggacagaggaagaagaaggacagTCAGAAACACCTCATAACAAAACCATGACACGGGTTTACCATCACTAATGTACAGTGTCTGTCATGGACGTTTTCTAGCACTCTGGACACAATTTGAAGCACGAAAGTCACTGAGTCGGGGTTGAAGCAAGTATATTTTTACATATGTAAAGATATAGTGAGACAACAGAGTCTTTCTCTCTGATGCCTACCTGTCACAGAAATGCCAGCGGTTTTAAACACATGGTCATCACCATAAAAGGTCAATTGTCAGTTTCTGGTTTTACGTTCCATTTATGAATGCATTCTCCTTTTAAAGTAAGGCTATACTGATCACAGCAGGTGAAATGTTAAAATTAGAAACTTAACATGCATCGTTGCAAATTTTTTGGTCATGTCACATctgtaaaataacatttaatgaaGAAGCACTGATAGAAATTACAATAATTATATTGTAAATCATTAGCAAAATTCACTAAATACCTGTAAATGATAAGGCAAAGTTGTGCAGAGTGTGGAGGCAGAGTGAAATGTCACAATTCTAAGAAAGCTGCTTACGGACGTAAAATTTTGATGAAAATAGTCTTGCACCATTAAAGAATAGAATTGTCAACACATGatcgagaaagaaaaaaaaaagcccacagaGTGTACACCAATGTCAACGTTTACCAACCCATAAAAGCACTCAAAATGTGAAGATAGTAGCAAAGgcaaacaaaagacaaaggaaGAGAGAATTAAGTGAAATTCACATTGCCTTTAGTCTTCTcaataaaaaaggaaatttttcaaATGGTTTCCTACCTCAGGTGAACCATCACTATCTCCAAATGCGTCAGAAAAGTCTGTTGGACTTTTTTTCAGAGTCTCATCTGCTGGTAATGTAGTGTCATTATAAGAGGAGACGAACTTAAAGTCACTGGTTCTGGATCCTGTTGTCAAATAGGCGTCATAATTGTAAGTGCTGCGTAAAGTTCCTGTTCCATCAACATCTGCATAATTAGGAGGCAGATACGCACTGGGGATTGCAACTGCTCCGTCAAACAACAGTCTGGGCTTTCTCCTGCGACAAAACCTCACACCCATGACGATGATCATAAATGTAAGGAAAATTGTAGAAACAGACACCAGTGCTATGATGAGGTATGAGGTCAATTTGGAATTCTTCTCATCATAAGAAATGTCT is a genomic window of Sphaeramia orbicularis chromosome 10, fSphaOr1.1, whole genome shotgun sequence containing:
- the LOC115427490 gene encoding protocadherin beta-15-like, yielding MGYSRCVRCDSILLLFVTLHSIQGDVSYSIPEEMKRGSVIGNIAKDFGLDAGRLSTRRARIDTEDNNVQYCSVNLNTGDLIVQERIDREGLCGKKASCVLKQELVLENPLELHRFNIRVQDINDNSPQFKEDSLKLEIHESAVKGARFPLDEAHDEDIGENSVQGYILQQNDHFTLNIKTKGNGRKYGELILDKELDREDKNEIMLLLSAFDGGSPQRSGTVVIHVTVLDANDNEPVFSQNMYKASLPENSPLDTIVLTVSATDADEGVNGDVTYAFDHVSDKKQIFSLDSKTGEVKVVGPIDYEKESSYEMQISAKDGLGLASYVSLIIEIVDVNDNAPVVNLKSLTNPIPENVSPGTEVGIINVQDRDSENNKQVRCSIQQGVPFKLVPSIKNYYSLVTTEQPDRELVSDYNITITATDEGSPPLSSSKTVQLSVADINDNPPVFEEQSYSAYVTENNKPGSTLCSVTARDPDWRQNGTVIYSLLPGEVNGAPVSSYLSVNGDTGVIHAVRSFDYEQFRSFKVHVMARDNGSPPLSSNVTVSVFISDVNDNSPQILYPTPEGNSFMTELVPKAAHGGSLVSKVIAVDADSGQNAWLSYQIVKSTDPGLFTIGLHSGEIRTQRDISESDNMKQNLIVSVKDNGQPPLSATCAMYLLISDNLAEVPELKDISYEEKNSKLTSYLIIALVSVSTIFLTFIIIVMGVRFCRRRKPRLLFDGAVAIPSAYLPPNYADVDGTGTLRSTYNYDAYLTTGSRTSDFKFVSSYNDNTLPADETLKKSPTDFADMFGDSDGSPEVGTYSMFSSNFEFCKEDIVTFFSIYFLPSIFYV